A section of the Bacillus sp. HSf4 genome encodes:
- a CDS encoding YtrH family sporulation protein, whose product MDPEQPFLPNFISSYFIALGVLLGGALIGGIGAYLSGQPPLSIITSLANRLKIWALVAAIGGTFDAVYSFERGIIEGNTRDIVKQLLLILSAMGGAQTGFLIINWLTQEHISS is encoded by the coding sequence ATGGACCCTGAACAGCCCTTTTTGCCAAACTTTATCAGTTCTTATTTTATTGCGCTCGGCGTTCTTCTCGGCGGTGCATTGATCGGCGGCATCGGCGCTTACCTGTCGGGGCAGCCGCCTTTGTCGATTATTACAAGTCTTGCCAACCGACTGAAGATCTGGGCACTGGTCGCCGCCATCGGCGGTACATTCGATGCCGTTTACAGCTTTGAAAGAGGCATCATTGAAGGCAATACAAGAGACATCGTAAAACAGCTTCTCCTGATCCTTTCGGCGATGGGAGGAGCGCAGACAGGGTTTTTGATCATCAATTGGCTCACACAGGAGCATATCTCCTCATGA
- the ytrI gene encoding sporulation membrane protein YtrI, translated as MRIPPYYKKPGWQRFFAGMMCGAIVSWLVFLFTYGTFQEKQVVMIREQKERIEDLNDQITIYREDLHKLNEDNKRRLLIQSVDVKLINGKQYKLSQPDMMNFEEHIRDDISDVITKDIESVYRTKELLKRTIENKEYTINDKTYKAKVTELTIYTRLSVEIKISFSE; from the coding sequence ATGAGAATTCCTCCTTACTATAAAAAGCCGGGATGGCAGCGTTTTTTTGCCGGAATGATGTGCGGAGCCATCGTCAGCTGGCTCGTTTTTCTGTTTACGTACGGCACCTTTCAGGAAAAGCAGGTCGTGATGATTCGTGAGCAGAAGGAGCGCATCGAAGACTTGAATGACCAGATCACCATTTACCGGGAGGATCTCCATAAACTGAATGAAGACAATAAAAGAAGACTGTTGATTCAAAGCGTGGACGTCAAGCTGATCAACGGGAAACAATACAAGCTGTCACAGCCTGACATGATGAATTTTGAAGAGCACATTCGCGATGATATTTCAGATGTCATTACAAAGGATATCGAAAGTGTTTACCGGACAAAAGAGCTTTTAAAGCGCACGATTGAAAACAAGGAATATACGATTAACGATAAAACCTACAAAGCCAAAGTGACTGAATTGACGATCTATACGAGGCTTTCTGTGGAAATTAAAATATCTTTTTCAGAATGA